A single genomic interval of Juglans regia cultivar Chandler chromosome 1, Walnut 2.0, whole genome shotgun sequence harbors:
- the LOC108988243 gene encoding COBRA-like protein 4: MRFIVSAFFFLALLSYAVAYDPLDPNGNITLKWDVMSWTADGYVAVVTMNNFQMYRHIMSPGWSLGWSWAKKEVIWSMVGAQATEQGDCSKFKGNVPHCCKKNPTIVDLLPGVPYNQQFSNCCKGGVVAAWGQDPTAAVSAFQVSVGLAGTSNKTVKLPKNFTLLGPGPGYTCGPAKVVPSTIFLTPDRRRKTQALMTWNVTCTYSQFLARKNPSCCVSFSSFYNETITPCPTCACGCQNKHNCVKSNSKILQVKGINTPRKDNSPLLQCTHHMCPIRVHWHVKLNYKDYWRVKIAITNFNYRMNHTLWSLVVQHPNLNNVTQVFSFDYKPLLPYESINDTGMFYGMKFYNDLLMEAGPLGNIQSELLLRKDKNTFTLKQGWAFPRKVYFNGDECMLPPPDTYPFLPSSSPNNLFALSTLICSLLFLLISLW, encoded by the exons ATGAGATTTATCGTCTCAGCCTTCTTCTTCCTTGCATTGCTTTCTTATGCGG TTGCATATGATCCCTTGGATCCAAATGGAAATATTACGCTTAAGTGGGATGTCATGTCTTGGACCGCAGATGGCTATGTG GCGGTTGTAACAATGAACAATTTCCAAATGTACCGCCACATCATGAGCCCAGGCTGGAGCTTAGGATGGTCATGGGCTAAGAAGGAAGTGATATGGTCCATGGTGGGGGCTCAAGCCACTGAACAAGGAGACTGCTCCAAGTTCAAAGGCAACGTACCTCATTGTTGCAAGAAAAATCCCACAATTGTGGATCTTCTCCCTGGAGTTCCTTACAACCAGCAATTCTCGAATTGTTGCAAAGGTGGTGTGGTGGCAGCATGGGGCCAAGATCCAACAGCTGCTGTCTCAGCCTTCCAGGTGAGCGTGGGGCTAGCTGGTACTTCAAACAAGACTGTGAAACTTCCCAAGAACTTCACCCTGTTAGGTCCAGGGCCAGGGTACACCTGCGGCCCGGCAAAGGTTGTGCCTTCCACCATTTTTCTCACACCAGACCGCCGCCGCAAGACTCAGGCACTCA TGACATGGAACGTGACCTGCACTTATTCGCAGTTTCTTGCCAGGAAAAACCCGAGCTGTTGTGTTTCTTTCTCATCCTTCTACAATGAAACAATCACTCCTTGCCCCACTTGTGCTTGTGGTTGCCAGAACAAGCACAACTGTGTCAA gaGCAACTCCAAAATTCTTCAAGTGAAGGGAATAAACACGCCGAGGAAAGACAACTCTCCGCTGCTGCAGTGCACACACCACATGTGCCCCATCCGCGTGCACTGGCATGTGAAGCTCAACTATAAAGACTATTGGCGTGTGAAGATTGCCATTACAAACTTCAACTATAGGATGAATCACACACTCTGGAGTCTCGTTGTACAGCATCCAAATCTTAATAACGTGACACAAGTTTTCAGCTTTGACTACAAGCCTCTTCTTCCCTATGAGTCTATAA ATGACACGGGTATGTTTTACGGCATGAAATTCTATAATGATTTACTTATGGAAGCTGGTCCATTAGGGAATATTCAGTCGGAGTTGCTTCTTCGAAAAGACAAGAACACTTTCACCTTGAAGCAGGGATGGGCATTTCCTCGCAAAGTCTACTTCAATGGCGATGAGTGCATGCTGCCCCCACCTGATACATATCCATTTTTACCAAGTTCTTCCCCTAATAACCTATTTGCTTTGTCAACATTGATTTGTTCATTGCTTTTCCTGTTGATATCTCTCTGGTGA
- the LOC108988242 gene encoding COBRA-like protein 1 isoform X2: protein MGFWLSPMIAFLANFTVALLFLLSCTYFNSTDAYDALDPHGNITIKWDIMSWTPDGYVAVVTMYNFQQYRHIQAPGWSLGWTWAKKEIIWSMNGGQATEQGDCSGFKNSFPHCCKRNPTIVDLLPGTPYNQQIANCCKGGVLNSWVQDPAHAAGSFQLSVGRTGTSNKTVRVPKNFTLQAPGPGYTCGLVKIVKPSKFFTADKRRVTQALMTWSVTCTYSQFLAKKTPTCCVSLSSFYNDTIVPCPTCSCGCQSDMAKPGSCVEANSPHLASVVSGSGNNSYLPLVQCTSHMCPVRVHWHIKLNYKEYWRVKITVTNFNHGMNYTDWNLVFQHPNFNNMAQIFSFNYKSLNPYGAINDTAMLWGIKFYNDLLMQAGPLGNVQSEILLRKDASFTFEKGWAFPRRVYFNGDNCVMPPPDAYPWLPNASSRKIWNCFRIISILLFVLIPLF from the exons ATGGGCTTTTGGTTGTCACCCATGATAGCTTTCCTCGCCAACTTCACCGTTGCGCTTTTGTTTCTGCTTTCTTGCACTTATTTCAATTCAACAG aCGCCTATGATGCACTTGACCCACATGGAAATATCACAATCAAATGGGATATAATGAGTTGGACTCCTGATGGCTATGTT GCAGTTGTCACAATGTACAACTTCCAGCAATACCGTCACATTCAAGCACCAGGGTGGTCACTGGGATGGACGTGGGCAAAGAAGGAGATAATATGGAGCATGAATGGAGGCCAAGCTACAGAGCAAGGGGATTGTTCTGGATTTAAAAACAGCTTCCCACATTGCTGTAAAAGGAATCCAACAATTGTGGATCTATTGCCGGGAACACCTTACAACCAGCAGATTGCAAATTGTTGCAAAGGGGGTGTACTCAATTCATGGGTGCAAGATCCAGCTCATGCGGCAGGGTCATTTCAGCTCAGTGTCGGTCGCACTGGAACCTCCAACAAAACAGTCAGAGTGCCTAAAAACTTCACTCTGCAAGCCCCAGGGCCTGGTTATACATGTGGACTTGTAAAAATTGTTAAACCAAGTAAATTCTTTACAGCAGATAAAAGGAGAGTCACCCAAGCTTTGA TGACATGGAGTGTTACATGCACATATTCACAGTTTTTAGCTAAAAAAACTCCGACTTGCTGTGTCTCACTCTCATCCTTCTATAACGACACAATAGTACCGTGCCCTACATGTTCATGTGGCTGCCAAAGCGACATGGCTAAGCCAGGGAGCTGTGTTGA GGCAAATTCACCACATCTAGCTTCAGTTGTTTCAGGTTCTGGCAATAACAGCTATCTGCCTCTGGTTCAATGTACCAGTCATATGTGCCCAGTCCGAGTCCACTGGCATATTAAGCTTAACTACAAGGAATACTGGAGGGTGAAGATCACAGTTACAAATTTCAATCATGGGATGAACTACACAGATTGGAACCTAGTTTTTCAACACCCCAACTTTAACAATATGGCCCAGATTTTCAGCTTTAATTACAAGTCATTAAATCCTTATGGAGCAATAA ATGACACTGCCATGCTATGGGGAATTAAGTTCTACAATGATTTGCTTATGCAAGCTGGCCCTCTGGGTAATGTTCAGTCAGAGATACTTCTTCGGAAAGATGCATCTTTCACCTTTGAGAAGGGTTGGGCTTTCCCTCGAAGGGTCTATTTCAATGGCGATAACTGTGTCATGCCACCTCCTGATGCCTATCCATGGTTGCCAAATGCTAGTTCCCGGAA GATATGGAACTGCTTTCGGATTATATCAATATTGCTTTTTGTCCTTATTCCTCTTTTTTGA
- the LOC108988242 gene encoding COBRA-like protein 1 isoform X1, with product MGFWLSPMIAFLANFTVALLFLLSCTYFNSTDAYDALDPHGNITIKWDIMSWTPDGYVAVVTMYNFQQYRHIQAPGWSLGWTWAKKEIIWSMNGGQATEQGDCSGFKNSFPHCCKRNPTIVDLLPGTPYNQQIANCCKGGVLNSWVQDPAHAAGSFQLSVGRTGTSNKTVRVPKNFTLQAPGPGYTCGLVKIVKPSKFFTADKRRVTQALMTWSVTCTYSQFLAKKTPTCCVSLSSFYNDTIVPCPTCSCGCQSDMAKPGSCVEANSPHLASVVSGSGNNSYLPLVQCTSHMCPVRVHWHIKLNYKEYWRVKITVTNFNHGMNYTDWNLVFQHPNFNNMAQIFSFNYKSLNPYGAINDTAMLWGIKFYNDLLMQAGPLGNVQSEILLRKDASFTFEKGWAFPRRVYFNGDNCVMPPPDAYPWLPNASSRKYISLLTLIMTFLSALTFTNAYL from the exons ATGGGCTTTTGGTTGTCACCCATGATAGCTTTCCTCGCCAACTTCACCGTTGCGCTTTTGTTTCTGCTTTCTTGCACTTATTTCAATTCAACAG aCGCCTATGATGCACTTGACCCACATGGAAATATCACAATCAAATGGGATATAATGAGTTGGACTCCTGATGGCTATGTT GCAGTTGTCACAATGTACAACTTCCAGCAATACCGTCACATTCAAGCACCAGGGTGGTCACTGGGATGGACGTGGGCAAAGAAGGAGATAATATGGAGCATGAATGGAGGCCAAGCTACAGAGCAAGGGGATTGTTCTGGATTTAAAAACAGCTTCCCACATTGCTGTAAAAGGAATCCAACAATTGTGGATCTATTGCCGGGAACACCTTACAACCAGCAGATTGCAAATTGTTGCAAAGGGGGTGTACTCAATTCATGGGTGCAAGATCCAGCTCATGCGGCAGGGTCATTTCAGCTCAGTGTCGGTCGCACTGGAACCTCCAACAAAACAGTCAGAGTGCCTAAAAACTTCACTCTGCAAGCCCCAGGGCCTGGTTATACATGTGGACTTGTAAAAATTGTTAAACCAAGTAAATTCTTTACAGCAGATAAAAGGAGAGTCACCCAAGCTTTGA TGACATGGAGTGTTACATGCACATATTCACAGTTTTTAGCTAAAAAAACTCCGACTTGCTGTGTCTCACTCTCATCCTTCTATAACGACACAATAGTACCGTGCCCTACATGTTCATGTGGCTGCCAAAGCGACATGGCTAAGCCAGGGAGCTGTGTTGA GGCAAATTCACCACATCTAGCTTCAGTTGTTTCAGGTTCTGGCAATAACAGCTATCTGCCTCTGGTTCAATGTACCAGTCATATGTGCCCAGTCCGAGTCCACTGGCATATTAAGCTTAACTACAAGGAATACTGGAGGGTGAAGATCACAGTTACAAATTTCAATCATGGGATGAACTACACAGATTGGAACCTAGTTTTTCAACACCCCAACTTTAACAATATGGCCCAGATTTTCAGCTTTAATTACAAGTCATTAAATCCTTATGGAGCAATAA ATGACACTGCCATGCTATGGGGAATTAAGTTCTACAATGATTTGCTTATGCAAGCTGGCCCTCTGGGTAATGTTCAGTCAGAGATACTTCTTCGGAAAGATGCATCTTTCACCTTTGAGAAGGGTTGGGCTTTCCCTCGAAGGGTCTATTTCAATGGCGATAACTGTGTCATGCCACCTCCTGATGCCTATCCATGGTTGCCAAATGCTAGTTCCCGGAAGTACATCTCCTTGCTTACACTAATCATGACTTTCTTGTCAGCCTTGACATTCACAAATGCATATTTGTAA